One region of Bubalus kerabau isolate K-KA32 ecotype Philippines breed swamp buffalo chromosome 6, PCC_UOA_SB_1v2, whole genome shotgun sequence genomic DNA includes:
- the C6H1orf43 gene encoding protein C1orf43 homolog → MASGSNWLSGVNVVLVMAYGSLVFVLLFIFVKRQIMRFAMKSRRGPHVPVGHNAPKDLKEEIDIRLSKVQDIKYEPQLLADDDARLLQLETQGNQNCYNYLYRMKALDAIRASEIPFHAEGRHPHSLMGKNFRSYLLDLRNTSTPFKGVRKALIDTLLDGYETARYGTGVFGLSEYLRYQEALSELATVVKARSGSSQRQHQSAAKDLTQSPEVSPTTIQVTYLPSSQKSKRAKHFLELKSFKDNYNTLESTL, encoded by the exons ATGGCGTCCGGCAGTAACTGGCTGTCTGGCGTGAATGTCGTGCTGGTGATGGCCTACGGGAGCCTG GTGTTTGTACTGCTATTTATTTTTGTGAAGAGGCAAATCATGCGCTTTGCAATGAAATCTCGAAGGGGACCTCATGTCCCTGTGGGACACAATGCCCCCAAG GACTTAAAAGAGGAGATTGATATCCGACTGTCCAAGGTTCAGGATATCAAGTATGAACCTCAGCTTCTCGCAGATGATGATGCAAGACTGCTACAGCTGGAAACCCAGGGAAATCAAA ATTGCTACAACTACCTATACAGGATGAAAGCTCTGGATGCTATCCGTGCCTCTG AGATCCCATTTCATGCTGAAGGCCGACATCCCCATTCCTTAATGGGCAAGAATTTCCGCTCCTACCTGCTAGATCTTCGAAACACTAGTACTCCTTTCAAGGGTGTGCGCAAGGCCCTTATTGATACCCTGCTGGATGGCTATGAGACAGCCCGCTATGGGACAGGG gTCTTTGGCCTGAGTGAGTACCTGCGCTATCAGGAGGCCCTGAGTGAGCTGGCCACAGT GGTCAAAGCACGAAGTGGGAGCTCTCAGCGACAACACCAGTCAGCAGCCAAAGACCTAACCCAGTCTCCCGAAGTCTCCCCAACAACCATCCAGGTGACATACCTCCCCTCCAGTCAGAAGAGTAAACGTGCCAAGCACTTCCTCGAATTGAAGAGCTTTAAGGACAACTATAACACACTGGAGAGTACTCTCTGA
- the CFAP141 gene encoding cilia- and flagella-associated protein 141, translating into MSMEKIGKVEEHFQRALELKKMVHRWRNSHTHCLWQITLSQRRNPYAILRMQDTMVQELALANKQLLMVRQAALHQLFEKEHQQYQQELNEGKAFYVERL; encoded by the exons ATGTCCATGGAAAAGATTGGAAAAGTAGAAGAG CATTTTCAAAGGGCCCTGGAACTTAAGAAGATGGTGCACAG GTGGcgaaattcacacacacactgtctgtGGCAGATAACATTAAGCCAGAGGAGAAACCCATATGCTATCCTAAGGATGCAGGACACCATGGTACAGGAGTTGGCACTGGCCAACAAGCAGTTGCTGATG GTCCGTCAAGCTGCCCTGCACCAGCTGTTTGAAAAGGAGCATCAGCAGTACCAGCAAGAACTAAATGAGGGCAAAGCTTTTTACGTGGAGAGACTCTGA